From a region of the Babesia bovis T2Bo chromosome 1, whole genome shotgun sequence genome:
- a CDS encoding ENTH (epsin) domain family protein — protein sequence MEGVNAKHQQVLLLTMGEINQRIRQALYTSDVGCPETVYYELSQATHDPIYRERILKAAWRCLNSHVSRYKRIKKALCLLTYLALNGHEACITEIINHIDDITALHDLEYPAHGMETASIIKDKAIDLINLVCNPPILERRRREVASLRSRFIGVTAHNGRVETQAIHKPIYTVDPKNDLLWVLPQIASQKWAAFSNLVKNTGLNISKKYNSLVCKKGANGRTNSSDMYPVLRTMGDHTAVGYRGSSMHEPNSPYSRTLGNPEYSYRARMYRRSVSSSMDEGSVTSSSDSFARHLPPHNSSRRKSIDTLSGSSGSSSATSWEQPQDHRVRHGSDNPSSRRLQHTKRSGYRNDLLSPHYKRPVSMDHIEVYGANYDDCSIVNGHGYRVEHSKTLGDEMKALSLGPSGNSLDGYARPGRNYRIDDKATYRYDSPEMSRGIDSYKHFPRY from the coding sequence ATGGAAGGGGTGAACGCCAAGCATCAGCAAGTACTGCTGCTAACTATGGGTGAAATAAACCAGCGCATACGGCAGGCTTTGTATACATCTGATGTCGGTTGTCCTGAGACGGTTTACTATGAGTTGTCGCAGGCCACTCATGATCCTATATACCGTGAGCGTATTTTGAAGGCTGCGTGGCGCTGCCTCAATTCACATGTTTCTCGGTACAAGCGCATTAAAAAAGCACTATGCCTGTTGACATATCTCGCTTTGAATGGTCATGAGGCTTGCATCACTGAGATAATCAATCACATTGACGACATAACAGCTCTGCACGACCTCGAGTACCCAGCCCATGGTATGGAAACTGCCTCAATCATAAAGGATAAGGCTATAGATTTGATTAATCTGGTTTGCAACCCTCCTATTTTGGAGCGTCGGAGACGCGAGGTTGCTTCGCTGCGGTCTCGCTTTATTGGCGTGACTGCTCACAACGGCCGGGTTGAGACGCAGGCAATCCACAAGCCCATATACACAGTTGATCCTAAGAACGACCTTTTATGGGTATTGCCGCAGATAGCTTCTCAGAAGTGGGCTGCCTTTTCCAATCTCGTGAAAAACACAGGTTTGAATATAAGCAAGAAGTACAATTCCTTGGTATGCAAGAAGGGAGCGAATGGGCGCACCAATTCATCTGACATGTATCCCGTATTGCGTACCATGGGTGACCACACCGCAGTTGGCTACCGCGGCAGTTCTATGCATGAGCCAAACTCTCCATACAGCAGGACTTTGGGCAACCCTGAGTATTCCTACCGCGCACGTATGTATCGTAGATCGGTAAGCTCCAGTATGGACGAGGGCAGTGTTACATCTTCATCGGATTCCTTCGCTCGTCATTTACCTCCGCACAACAGCTCTCGTCGCAAGAGCATAGACACGCTTTCTGGATCATCTGGGAGCAGCAGTGCAACGTCCTGGGAGCAACCACAGGACCATCGTGTAAGACACGGTAGTGACAACCCGTCGTCTAGAAGATTGCAACACACCAAGAGGAGTGGCTATAGGAACGATCTGCTGTCTCCGCATTACAAACGTCCAGTAAGCATGGACCACATTGAGGTTTACGGGGCAAATTACGACGATTGCTCAATTGTCAATGGGCATGGCTATAGGGTTGAGCACAGCAAGACTCTTGGGGATGAGATGAAAGCGTTGAGCTTGGGCCCTTCCGGGAATTCCCTTGATGGTTATGCGAGGCCAGGCCGTAACTACCGCATCGATGACAAAGCGACCTATCGATACGATT